The Flammeovirga yaeyamensis genome segment CAGTTAAAGTTCAATGTAGTTAATGAGTTGATCACATTATTGGTTACCCCATAATTCGACATATAACCTGCACCAGCTCTATGACCATATTCAAAAATGTCTTGGTAGTGAGTAGTATAAGCATCCACCCCTAACTGATACTTGAATCGGATATCCATGTTGTCTTTAATATCCGTTTCATATTGAATGTAGGCATTGCCATAAAAACGATTTGTACTTTCTGTAAACTCGTTATTTCTTGCTGCCCAATAAGGGTTATCGAACGTAGGAGAACGGTAGTAGATTTGAGAGAATTGATCTTCAGGTTCAGCATCAGGAATGCCTTTCAAATCGTATGATGTTGGAGCTGCGTAAACACCTGCAAGAGAGGCATCATTACCTGCCGATAATTTATCGATGGTTGTTGTTACATAATTGGCACTTACCCCAGTAGTAAAATGCTCATTTAATGTAGCATCGAATTTACCTTTAGCATTCCAACGATTCATACCTGTACTTGGAGCAATACCTTGCTGTGTAGCATTCGATAAACCAACACTATAATTGGCATGTTCTGTAGCTTGACTCACACTTGCTGAAGTATTAATAGTATAACCTGTTCTAAAATAATCTCCAAAGTTATCGTAAGTAGCAGGTGCTACCCATGGATCGAGTCCCGCTCTTTCTCTTTGAGATACTCTATATAAACCAGGTCTACCTTGAGAGTTACCACCATAAGTAGGATCATTTGGTAATTCTGATACTAAAGGACCCCAAGCCATTGATGAACCTTGAGCGTGTGCTCCATTAAAACCTTGAGCATAAGTGGTTTGATATTCTGGCTTTCTAGATACTCTTTCAAAACTGGTAAAGTTGGCAATTCTTACCACTGGTCTTCCACCTTTTTGTCCTTTACCACTTTTAGTATTGATAATGATTACACCATTTGAAGCTCGAATACCATAAAGTGCTGCTGCTGCCTGACCTTTCAGGATATTGATACTTTCAATATCGTTCGGATCAATATCAACTGCTCTGTTAGAAATATCGGCACCCGATACAGAGTTTCCTGTACTAAAATCTGGATTTGAGGCGATTGGCATACCGTCAATCACATATAAAGGTGCATTGTTTCCTGTAAACGATCGAGCACCACGAATATTAATCTGAGTTGATGCTCCAGGCATACCAGAAGATGGTTTGATATCCACCCCTGAGATTTTACCCTGCATTGCTCCAGCTAAGCCGGAATTACCTGTACGAGTTAAATCTTCTGTTTCTACACCTTGTACAGCATAACCAAGAGATTTTTTGTCTTGTTGCTGACCTAGGGCAGTGACTACCACTTCATCTAACTCTTCGGCATCTACTTCCATTCCTACACTAATATTAGATTGTGTACCTACTGGAATGGTTTGAGTTTTATAGCCTACAAAGCTAAATGTTAGGGAAGCTCCTTCCGGAACTGAAAGTGAGAATTTGCCGTCTAAATCTGTAATTGTACCATTTGATGTTCCAGATACAATTACTGTTACCCCCGGCAGAGGGTCTGATCCGTCAGCTACCGTACCAGTTACTGTACGTTCTTGGGCATAGGTTGTTCCCCACAAGAAAGCGAGTAGCGACACAAACAGTAAAATGTGCTTTTTCATATAAAATAGAATAATAAAATAGTTATTTAAGGCATAGGTGTTCCAATAAAATATTACAGATCATGATGATTAGTAATAACCATTTAAGGTGATACAGATAGGATTGGAACATAGTAAACAATGAAAGAGTGAATAGTAATGAGTATTTTGTTTATTTATGTCTTTCAGTTAATGTTTACGAGCAATTGAAGTTACCTATTACCTTCATGAAGAATTGAAATAGTAAATCATTTATTTAATTGATATTCTTGAGTTAGTACGACTTAGAAACAATAATTAGTGACCAAGTAGCTATTTATTTACGATTGAAAATAGAGTACTTTCAAAACCTCATTTTATACATTATTTATGATCATACAGAATTAAAATGAGTAAGAAAGTTGTAGACTCATTAAAATTAAGGATTTATTGATAAATAAACTGATTATCAGTTAATTAAATAAAAATACTAATAATCTAAATTAGAATTCTACAAAAAATTGGGAATAAAAAAATGAACTATAACTAAATACAGTTCATTTATCTTAGAATAATTCAAAATATGCCTATTGAATCTTCTATCTATATATTCTTTGAGACCACTTCTTTGATTGTATTTTCATGAAATTGATAACCAAATTCTTTCTCAGAAATTACTTTGCTACTATTCAAAACCAAAGCAGCACTTTCTCCTAACATTACTTTTAATATAAACTCAGGCACATTCGGCATAAACAATGGCTTATTGATACTTTCCGCAAGTTGCTTTGTCATTTCTGCATTAGTAATTGGTTTAGATACAACAGCATTAAACACTCCTTCTACTTCATTATCCAATGCATGAATAAACATATTTGACAAATCGTTTAAACTAATCCAAGACATCCACTGATTTCCTGATCCAATTGCTGAGCCAACACACATCTTTATGGGGGCAAGAATTTTGGGTAAGGCTCCTCCTTTCTGAGTAAGCACTACTCCTATTCTTAACTTTACTAATCGTGCTACAGTAGACTTATTTTGTTCGTCTTCCCATTTTTTTACCACATCAGCAAGGAAATCATGACCGTATTTAGAACTTTCGGTAAAAGATTCGTTTTGAGTATCTCCATAAATTCCCACAGCAGATGCACAAACCATTACTTTAGGTGGATTTTCTAACTTACCTATATATTTATTCAAAAGTCTTGTTGATAGAACACGGCTATTCAAAATTTCTTTTTTAGCAGCATCCGTCCACCTTCCTTCACCAACACTTTTTCCAGCAAGATGAATGACTGCATCTACACCATCAAATGCTTTTTTGTTGATGTATCCCTCTTTTATGTCCCATTTGTATCTTTTGATTTGAGAATTGAGGTCTTCTTTTCTACTTAACCACACTACTTCATCACCTCTTTTTAATAGTTTTAGGGATATATCTTTTCCAACTAGTCCTGAACCTCCGGTTATTAAAATTTTCATGGTATTCTATGTATTTTTATCAAATCCATATCAGTTATTGATATCAAAACAAATTATGGACACAAATGTTTGATCAAGGAATCTATCTTACTAAGTTAGAGGTATTAATTTAACAAACATCCAATTCAATTCAACTGATGTCAAAACTCCATTATTTACTCTTATCATTTTTGGTATGGAGTAATGTTATTTTCGCACAAGAAACTTTTACCATCAACGGTATAAAGGATCATCGAAATTTGCATTACGCATTTACTCATGCCACTGTTCATGTCTCTCCTCAACAAACCATCGAAAATGCCACTTTAGTCATTAAAGAAGGTAAAGTTGTTTCTGTAACCAAAGGCGGTAATGTCCCCAAAGGAGCTGCAGAAATTAATGTAGAAGGTAAACACATTTACCCTTCATTTATTGATGCGCACTCTAGCTACGGAATGCCAGAAATTAAAAGAGGTAGTTTTTGGACGTTTTCAGAACCTGAAAAAATCGGTTCTCAAAATCCGAAGGCTTACAATGCCAACGACGCCATTCACGCAAATACTTCTGCCGCCGAATTATTTAAAGCGGATGAGAGTAAAGCCAAATCCATGAGATCAATTGGTTTTGGTACTGCACTTACTTTCCAACCAGATGGCATATCAAGAGGTACTTCTGCGTTGGTGACTTACGGTAAGGGAAAAGCCAACGATTTAATTTTAAAATCGGAAGTCGGTGCTCATTATGCTTTCGATAAAGGTTCTTCTAAGCAAATGTACCCTGTAAGTACAATGGGTTACGTGGCTTTATTAAGACAAACGTATTATGATGCTGATTGGTATGCTAAAGGAGGTAATCAAACATTTACTGACCTTACATTAGAAGCATTCAATAGAACGCAATCCCTTCCCCAATTTTTTGATGCCAACGATGTATTCGATATTCTTCGTGCCTCTAAAGTGGCTAAAGAATTTAATAAGCAATATATCTATGTGGGTAAAGGAGATGAATATCAAAACCTTCCTGCATTAAAAGAACTATCTAGTCCTTTGGTAATTCCTGTGGATTATCCTCAAGCATTGAATGTGAAAGATCCATTGGATGCCAGAAATGCTAGTTATGCCGATTTGAAACACTGGGAGTTGGCGGCATCCAACTTAAAGATGTTAGCTGATGAAGACATCAAGTTCTCTATTACGGCAAGTAAACTAGAGAAAACTTCTGATTTCTTGAAGAACGTAAGATTGGCCGTGAAGAGAGGTTTATCAGAAGAAAAGGCTTTGGCCGCTTTAACGACTGTTCCTGCTGCTTTTGTAAAGGAAGAAAGTCGTTTGGGTACTTTGGAACAAGGTAAAATGGCCAACTTCATCATCACTTCAGAGAATATTTTCGAGAAGGGCGATGTGTTGGAAAACTGGATCAAAGGAAAAAGATTTGTGATCAAATCTTGGAACAAAAATGATGTTAGAGGTGAATATCAATTGGCTATTAATGATCAGAAATATTCTTTGGAAATTAAGGGAGACGATCTGGAATCATTAAAATATTCAATCAAAAAAGATTCTACTAAACTGACGACGAATGCTAGTCTTCAGAACGATTTAATCACCATCACTTTCACTCAAGACACCACTAAAACAGCTGATAGAATTCGTTTATCAGGATGGATAGATCAAGAAGGTAATTTTAAAGGTGAAGGTAAGGATGCCAAAAACCAATGGATTTCTTGGAGTGCGGTAAAACAAGGTGATGTCGAAACTTCATCAAAAGAGAAGAAAGAAGAAAATGAAGACAAAATAGGCAATGTAGTCTATCCGTTTACGGCTTATGGTGATACTGATATCGCACAGCAAGAAACTTTATTGATTAAGAACGCGACAGTTTGGACCAATGAAGCAGATGGTATTCTTGAAAATACAGACGTTTTAGTAAAAGACGGAAAAATAGCCAAAATAGGTAAAGATCTTAAGGCTGGGAAAAAGACCAAAGTAATTGATGGTACAGGCAAGCATCTTACTGCCGGAATTGTCGATGAACACTCGCATATCGCTTTATTCTCAGTAAACGATGTCGCAGTGATGTCTTCTATGGTAAGAATGGAAGATGTAATTAACCCCAACGATGTACATATGTATCGTCAGTTAGCGGGTGGTGTAACTTCTGCTCAATTGCTGCACGGTTCTGCCAATCCGGTGGGTGGACAATCGGCGATTATCAAATTGAGATGGGGTAAAACGAATCCTCAAGATTTATTATTTGAGGGTGCTGATCCGTTCATCAAATTTGCTTTGGGTGAGAATGTAAAACGTTCTTCATGGCCCATGTCTCATCGTTTCCCTCAAACCAGAATGGGTGTAGAAGCGGTATATATGGACGGCTTCAGCAGAGCGAAAAAATACAGAGAAGATATGAATAGCTTCGATGGCAATGGCATTCCTCCAAGAAAAGATTTGCAATTGGAAGCATTGGCTGAGATCATCAATAAAGAGCGTTTCATTTCTTGTCACTCTTACGTGCAATCGGAAATCAACATGTTGATGCACGTAGCAGATGATTTCGATTTCAATATCAATACGTTCACACATATTCTTGAAGGTTATAAAGTAGCCGATAAAATGAAAGCACACGGTGTGGGAGCATCGACTTTCTCTGATTGGTGGATGTACAAATTTGAAGTGTACGAAGCGATTCCTCAAAATGCGGCATTAATGACGAGCCAAGGAGTGACTGTAGCCATTAATTCTGATGATGCAGAAATGGGCCGTCGTTTAAATCAAGAAGCCTCTAAGTCGGTAAAATATGCTGACATGTCTGAAGAGGAAGCCTTGAAGATGGTCACTTTAAACCCTGCAAAACTACTTCATATCGATGATCAGGTAGGATCTATCAAAGTCGGCAAATCAGCTGATATCGTATTGTGGACAGATCATCCTTTATCGGTTTATGCGAAATCAGCTTACACTATTATTGATGGTACAGTGTACTTCTCATTGGAAAAAGACAAGGAATTACGTCAGAAAATGAGTGAGGACCGTAACCGATTAATTCAGAAAATGCAGGTAGCGGAGAAGAATGGAGCGAAAGTGAAAGACATTGCTCCTAAAATCAATCATCATATGCACTGTGATCATTTAAACCTTGACTAATACAACGATGAAAACATTGAATAAAATTATAGCAATCAATTTTGTTTTGTGGATGATTTCAGGCTTGGCTTTTGGTCAAGTTCCTACACCTGCAAAACCTCAATCTACTCCTATCCTTATTAAAGGAGCAACACTTCATGATGGAAAAGGCAAAGTGATTGAAAACAGTGTAGTGGCTTTTTCAGATGGAAAAATCACTTATGCAGGAGATAGCTTTTCTGAGGAAGGTTATCAAGTCATTGATGCCACCGGGAAACATATTTATCCTGGAGCTATTTTACCTACATCACAACTAGGTTTAGTAGAAATTGAAGCTGTTTCCGCATCAAGAGATGATTATGAAACAAGCTATGTAAATACAGAAGTGAGATCTGTTGTGGCCTACAATACCGATTCTCACGTGATTCCAACAGTGAGATCAAATGGTATTCTTATTGAACAAGTGATCCCTGCCGGTGGTGTTTTCTCTGGTAGATCGTCTATTGTTCAATTGGATGCTTGGAATTGGGAAGAAGCCATCATCAAAGAAAATGATGGACAGTATTTGAACTGGCCTTCGAAATACAGACATCCGTCTTGGATGAATCCTGACAAAGGGGTGAAACCGAACAAAATGTATGCTGAAAGAGTAAAATTTATCCGTCAGGTCTTGATGGATGGATTGGCTTATTCTCAAGCAGAAAAACAGGAGGTACCTAACTTTCCGTTAGAAGCCTTAAAGGGAATTTTCACAGGAGATGAAACATTATTTATTCGAGTAAATGATGCTAAGTCAATTATCGAGGCCATCAAATTAGGTCAAGAATTTAAGGTAAAAAAGATGGTGGTTGTCGGTGGAGACGATGCTTGGATTGTAGCTGATTTCCTAAAATCGAACAACATTCCAGTACTTTTATCAGATATTCATAGCTTACCTAACCTAGAACACGATGATGTCGACCTTCCTTTCAAACGTGCCCAGCTACTCAACGAGGCAGGTGTAAAAGTAGGCTTAACCCACAGTTCTGTATCCAACGCTAGAAACTTACCTTTCTATGCTGGTACTTGTGTCGCCTACGGAGTTGATAAAGAAGATGCCTTAAAAATGATTACTTCATACACAGCAGAAATCTTAGGCATCGACCAAAATTACGGATCCCTAGAAAAAGGAAAGTCTGCCACCCTCATCATCACAAAAGGCGACTTCCTAGACATGAGAAACAGCGTCGTTGAACATGCCTTTATCGATGGTCGTAAAATCGATCTAAACGATAAGCATAAGATGCTGTATGAGAAGTTTAGGGGGAAGTATGAGGAATAAGTAATAAGGAATAACTAATAAGTAATAGGGAAATATAGATGTAATTCTATTGGTTAGAAATTAAAAGTTCGACTAATAATAAAAGATTTAGTTGGTATTTTATTTTATCGATAAGTAATTTTATAATCAATAAGTTAAAATCGCTTTTTACCTATTCCCTATTAGTTATTCCCTATTAGTTAAAATATTATGATCCACATCTCCCCAAAAGAAAAGAAGCATAAAAACCCTATCATTTTGATTCATGGTGCCTTGTTTAATGGGAAACTATGGGAAGGCAACTTTCTGGATTATTTTCCGGAACAAGGGTACGAGACGTATTCGATTAATCTGAGTGGGCATGGGCAAGAGGCCAACAAATTGTTGTTGAACTTTTATGGTATTGACGACTTTGTTGATGATGTGGTGAACTTAATTACTTCTTTGGAGGAAAAGCCGATTCTTTTTGGATATTCTATGGGTGGTATTGTGGCTCAATTAGTAGCTCAAAAGGTCAGTTTGCATAAAGTGGTTTTGTTGGCTTCAGTACCTCCTTACGGTATGTTGAATTCCTCTTTTAAGTATTGGACAAAAAGTCCTTTGAGTTGGGGGAAGTTTATGGCTTCGACGGTATTTCCTATCCTTAAATATGTAGATTCCGATGCTCCTGAGGGTATTTATCATACGGCACCTTCGAAGCGTGTGCAACGCTTTATTGGACAAAACATGCAAGCTGAGTCTTTGCGTGCTTTAGTGGAATTAATTATCAGAGATTTTAAAATAGACCCAAAAGGTATCGATATTCCAATGGTGCACATTGGCTTTAAGAGTGATCAGATCATTTTTCCTGAAGAGGTCGAAAGGACTGCTTCATTTTATGGACATGAAGTAAGAATATTTGATGAAATGGCTCATATGTTTATGTATGAACCACGTTGGAAAGAGGTAGCAGATTTTATATCACAATGGCTTCTTGATGAAAATGACTAGTTAAACTGATTATTGTAGAACTCTACCAATTGTCTCAATCCTTCCTTGGATTTATAGTAGGTATCCATGGTTTTCATATATTCTTTCATTTCTTCTTCACGACCGATAAAGTCTTTCACTATAACTTTTTTCTTTTTATCTGTAGGTATTATTTCACCAGCCTGAGTTAGAAAATATAATTTTTCCTTTAGCTGATAAGAATAGAAAACCTCTTTGTTGTTCATGTTATAAGCACCATAACGCTGACGTTGAATCTCGTTTTGCTCTTTGCTCATGCTATTATAAAGGTGTGCCGTTTTTAATAAAAATGGATAAGCCAATACTCCCATCTTTCCTTCTCCTCCAGCCACTAATTCGTAAATACCAATAGCAGGAACTCCTTCTCTTGTAAATTGATCGCCATTCACAAAATGATAAATAGAAGTGGAAGTCACATTTTCATTACTATCATCTATAAAAGTGATAGAAAATTCTTTTACTTCACTCACCTCAACGACATTGATAGTGGTGTCCAACATCTCCAAGCCACCATACATTTGCTGTAACTTAATCTCTTGGTATTCGATTTGATCATGTTCCAAATCAAATAATAAGGGCACTTGCTTTTTTACTTTTCCATTCTTGAAAACAATATTACCCATCATCCAATTTTCAAAATAAAAAACAGAACTGTCTCTTTGGATTTCGCCTTGTTTTTCAATTTCATCTTGTGCTTCGGTAATTAATGTTTTTTCCTTTTTCTTCTTTTTTGTTTTTTGAGCAAAAACTGTAGAAGAAACTAAAGTAAATAGTAGTAGAATATAAAGAGGAAGACGTTTCATAACAGTTAATTATGTTGATTCAATATACTTATTGATGTCTATATTAGTAACCTTACTTTGACTTAAAATGTTATTCACAATCAAGATCAGTGCGTAAGTTTTTATCTAATATTCAACACCTGTTAGTTTTTTATTTTCTGGTTTAATGTTGTTTACATGAAAATACTAAAATACACAGTCGATAAAAAATAATTGGATAATTAGAAGGGCAATTGGTTAAATACCACCCAAAAAAAGGTTATTTGATGTTGATTTTCATAGAGTAAAATAAAAGGGTTGCCTAAAATAATAGACAACCCATTTTGGCTTAATAAAAATTATCAAGCACATATTCATGATATATCAAAATTGCTCCAAGGCAAATTTTAATTCAATTAGTATGATTTAGAGATATCGATGAAATCTCTAGATGCTAAAGAAGCTCCACCGATCAAACCACCGTCAACGTCTGGCTGAGCGAAAAGCTCTTGTGCGTTGCTTGGCTTAGCAGAACCACCATAAAGGATTGGAGTAGCGTCTGCTACTTCTTGTCCGTATTTAGCAGCGATCATGTCACGGATATCTTTGTGCATTTCTTGTGCTTGTGCAGAAGTAGCTGTTTTACCAGTACCGATAGCCCAAACTGGCTCGTATGCTAAAACTACTTTACCGAAGTCCTCAGCAGAAAGGTGGAAAATACCTTCTGATAATTGCTTCTCTACAACAGCTTTTTGAGTACCAGCCTCACGCTCTTCTAATACTTCACCGAAACAGAAGATTGGCAACATACCGTTAGCAATAACTGCATCAGTTTTAGTAGCCAACATTTCGTTTGACTCACCAAAGTACTCACGACGCTCAGAGTGACCCAAGATCACGTAGTCGATACCGTAAGAAGCTAATTGTTGTGCAGAAATTTCGCCAGTGTAAGCACCTTTTGGCTCTGTGTAACAGTTTTGAGCACCAACAAAAACGTTTGCAGCGTCACCGATTAATGATTTAACCTTGCTTAAGTGAATAAAAGGAGTACACATGATAACTTTTACGTCAGATGGAGTTTCATCTTTCGCCATGTTTACTACTTCTGATGCTAAAATTTCAGCTTCTTCTTTATTCAGGTTCATTTTCCAGTTACCTGCTACGATTTTTTGTCTCATAGTTATAAATTCTTTTTGAATGTATATAATTTAAAAGTCGAGTGCGAATATACTACCCTAATAATGCTTACAAAATGAGTTTCGTCATAGTGTATCAGCAAGTTGAGTATTTAACACCTTATTTATTTGATAATAGATCTGAATGAAATGTATTTTTTTCCAAATTTTGGAAAATGTGTTTCATTTTGAAACTATTTATTTTTTGGCACAGTCCTAAAACTGCCCTATCTATATCAAAATCAATGATTAATAAATATTCACAACTAGTGGCACAGTTCATGGAATATACTTATCGGGTAAAGAATCATAGGTTAGTCACCTATTGTATGGCATGATACACCAGTAACATTAACCAGCTGTGGAAAAACACTTGAATCATTTTCAAGTGTTTTTTTTATGCACAATGGTTTAGCAATTATAACCCATAAAAAAACAGATACTATAAAGTATCTGTCTTTCCAACAACTAACTATTACTATTATCTAATTACCTAATCATAATATATCTAACGGCCTTGATTTATAGAGTTTTATCAAATTCTATCTAAAAACTATTAGATTCTAATTCTTAATCATTTACTTCTCATCAATCATAGAAAAAACTTCAAGACACAAAAAAGCAGTCAATTAACAACCGACTGCTTAGAAATCACTATTATATAACCTTTCTTCAACAAATGAAGTTTTAATTTTAGAACCCAAAGGCAATACCAATATTAAATTGCCACATTCCCATTGAATCGTATCCAGAACCACCTACCGAATAATTATATTTCACATTCGAAAGGAAGGAAATACCACTATCACCCAGAGGAGCCAGAATACCTACCTCTGGAGCCATAGAAAATGCCCAATATTGGTCCGTCACCAAAACACTTCCTACCTGACTACTGAAATACTGTCCAGAAGCTCCAATTCCTAATCCTACATAAGGTCTAATACCTCCTCTTTCTCCAAAATAGTAATGGGCAGTAGCATAAGTGGTCATCATATCAAAATCCCTATATTCTTGTCCAGAAATTGCTCCCTGTTTCCCATAATAGGTTTGGTATCCGTTGGACTGATTAAAGGTGTTCAAACCGAAGCTCATACCTACTGACCAATTATCGTTTAAAAATTTTCGATATTCTATATTCCCTCCCTGAAAAGAGGTACCTGATACAAAATCGCTCATTCCGGTGGATGGAGTACCCATACTGTAGGTCACTCCAATTAAATTATCTTCTTGAGCGTAAGTGGTGATGCCAATGAATAACATCAAAAGCATCAAATAATATTTTTTGATTGTGTTCATGACTATTTCGATTGAATGTAAGGTGATTGAATAAACATCTGCTGTATCCCATCTTCTACACGTGTTTTATCATCTATAGTATTGGATTGAGTACCGTTTATGATTCCTTGCCATAATACTGGAATCTTCTCATCTCCACCCTCTTGAATATGTGCTCTGTTATCTACTATTTCTAAAATCACAGAACCTTGAGAGAAAGTATACACTCCAGAAACAGGATAACCATAATAAGGAGGGTAA includes the following:
- the tpiA gene encoding triose-phosphate isomerase codes for the protein MRQKIVAGNWKMNLNKEEAEILASEVVNMAKDETPSDVKVIMCTPFIHLSKVKSLIGDAANVFVGAQNCYTEPKGAYTGEISAQQLASYGIDYVILGHSERREYFGESNEMLATKTDAVIANGMLPIFCFGEVLEEREAGTQKAVVEKQLSEGIFHLSAEDFGKVVLAYEPVWAIGTGKTATSAQAQEMHKDIRDMIAAKYGQEVADATPILYGGSAKPSNAQELFAQPDVDGGLIGGASLASRDFIDISKSY
- a CDS encoding TIGR01777 family oxidoreductase, with amino-acid sequence MKILITGGSGLVGKDISLKLLKRGDEVVWLSRKEDLNSQIKRYKWDIKEGYINKKAFDGVDAVIHLAGKSVGEGRWTDAAKKEILNSRVLSTRLLNKYIGKLENPPKVMVCASAVGIYGDTQNESFTESSKYGHDFLADVVKKWEDEQNKSTVARLVKLRIGVVLTQKGGALPKILAPIKMCVGSAIGSGNQWMSWISLNDLSNMFIHALDNEVEGVFNAVVSKPITNAEMTKQLAESINKPLFMPNVPEFILKVMLGESAALVLNSSKVISEKEFGYQFHENTIKEVVSKNI
- a CDS encoding amidohydrolase family protein; translation: MKTLNKIIAINFVLWMISGLAFGQVPTPAKPQSTPILIKGATLHDGKGKVIENSVVAFSDGKITYAGDSFSEEGYQVIDATGKHIYPGAILPTSQLGLVEIEAVSASRDDYETSYVNTEVRSVVAYNTDSHVIPTVRSNGILIEQVIPAGGVFSGRSSIVQLDAWNWEEAIIKENDGQYLNWPSKYRHPSWMNPDKGVKPNKMYAERVKFIRQVLMDGLAYSQAEKQEVPNFPLEALKGIFTGDETLFIRVNDAKSIIEAIKLGQEFKVKKMVVVGGDDAWIVADFLKSNNIPVLLSDIHSLPNLEHDDVDLPFKRAQLLNEAGVKVGLTHSSVSNARNLPFYAGTCVAYGVDKEDALKMITSYTAEILGIDQNYGSLEKGKSATLIITKGDFLDMRNSVVEHAFIDGRKIDLNDKHKMLYEKFRGKYEE
- a CDS encoding OmpW family outer membrane protein, translated to MNTIKKYYLMLLMLFIGITTYAQEDNLIGVTYSMGTPSTGMSDFVSGTSFQGGNIEYRKFLNDNWSVGMSFGLNTFNQSNGYQTYYGKQGAISGQEYRDFDMMTTYATAHYYFGERGGIRPYVGLGIGASGQYFSSQVGSVLVTDQYWAFSMAPEVGILAPLGDSGISFLSNVKYNYSVGGSGYDSMGMWQFNIGIAFGF
- a CDS encoding SusC/RagA family TonB-linked outer membrane protein, with the translated sequence MKKHILLFVSLLAFLWGTTYAQERTVTGTVADGSDPLPGVTVIVSGTSNGTITDLDGKFSLSVPEGASLTFSFVGYKTQTIPVGTQSNISVGMEVDAEELDEVVVTALGQQQDKKSLGYAVQGVETEDLTRTGNSGLAGAMQGKISGVDIKPSSGMPGASTQINIRGARSFTGNNAPLYVIDGMPIASNPDFSTGNSVSGADISNRAVDIDPNDIESINILKGQAAAALYGIRASNGVIIINTKSGKGQKGGRPVVRIANFTSFERVSRKPEYQTTYAQGFNGAHAQGSSMAWGPLVSELPNDPTYGGNSQGRPGLYRVSQRERAGLDPWVAPATYDNFGDYFRTGYTINTSASVSQATEHANYSVGLSNATQQGIAPSTGMNRWNAKGKFDATLNEHFTTGVSANYVTTTIDKLSAGNDASLAGVYAAPTSYDLKGIPDAEPEDQFSQIYYRSPTFDNPYWAARNNEFTESTNRFYGNAYIQYETDIKDNMDIRFKYQLGVDAYTTHYQDIFEYGHRAGAGYMSNYGVTNNVINSLTTLNFNWDISSESKFQAILGNEVNDTRKKTYEQNGNAFNFGGWKHITNTNVITANENQRDTRTVGFFASLTYSYRSMLYLTLTGRNDYVSNMPRGNRSFFYPSISASWVVSEMDFMDNLDKVSLLKVRASFAQVGQAGDYLDNYYQTPSYAGGWWSNPYPIQYPLNINNNNVNSFTRFQQINDPNLKPQNTASYEVGADLGFLNDRITLSYTYSRQNVTDQIFAVPLAASTGFSELYTNGGELHTDAHEVILTAIPVETQNFSWLINLNFSRIVSKVDKLADGVESIFLGGFVTPQVRAAAGYTYPVIYGSTFLRDDEGRILVEEDPNSPYRGMPKPGPAGIIGDVNPDFILGFTNTFNYKNWSLGATFEWKQGGEMYSGSNGLNNLYGVSKVTEDRTSTFVYDGYLADGSKNNIVRGGSTDPQAYQYLYSDIEGNIDEAYIYENSFIKLRELSLGYKFPKKLIKGTTTLGLSAFARNILIWTELPNFDPESSQGNTNMAGSFERFSMPNTNSFGFGVDITF
- a CDS encoding alpha/beta hydrolase, whose translation is MIHISPKEKKHKNPIILIHGALFNGKLWEGNFLDYFPEQGYETYSINLSGHGQEANKLLLNFYGIDDFVDDVVNLITSLEEKPILFGYSMGGIVAQLVAQKVSLHKVVLLASVPPYGMLNSSFKYWTKSPLSWGKFMASTVFPILKYVDSDAPEGIYHTAPSKRVQRFIGQNMQAESLRALVELIIRDFKIDPKGIDIPMVHIGFKSDQIIFPEEVERTASFYGHEVRIFDEMAHMFMYEPRWKEVADFISQWLLDEND
- a CDS encoding amidohydrolase family protein, yielding MSKLHYLLLSFLVWSNVIFAQETFTINGIKDHRNLHYAFTHATVHVSPQQTIENATLVIKEGKVVSVTKGGNVPKGAAEINVEGKHIYPSFIDAHSSYGMPEIKRGSFWTFSEPEKIGSQNPKAYNANDAIHANTSAAELFKADESKAKSMRSIGFGTALTFQPDGISRGTSALVTYGKGKANDLILKSEVGAHYAFDKGSSKQMYPVSTMGYVALLRQTYYDADWYAKGGNQTFTDLTLEAFNRTQSLPQFFDANDVFDILRASKVAKEFNKQYIYVGKGDEYQNLPALKELSSPLVIPVDYPQALNVKDPLDARNASYADLKHWELAASNLKMLADEDIKFSITASKLEKTSDFLKNVRLAVKRGLSEEKALAALTTVPAAFVKEESRLGTLEQGKMANFIITSENIFEKGDVLENWIKGKRFVIKSWNKNDVRGEYQLAINDQKYSLEIKGDDLESLKYSIKKDSTKLTTNASLQNDLITITFTQDTTKTADRIRLSGWIDQEGNFKGEGKDAKNQWISWSAVKQGDVETSSKEKKEENEDKIGNVVYPFTAYGDTDIAQQETLLIKNATVWTNEADGILENTDVLVKDGKIAKIGKDLKAGKKTKVIDGTGKHLTAGIVDEHSHIALFSVNDVAVMSSMVRMEDVINPNDVHMYRQLAGGVTSAQLLHGSANPVGGQSAIIKLRWGKTNPQDLLFEGADPFIKFALGENVKRSSWPMSHRFPQTRMGVEAVYMDGFSRAKKYREDMNSFDGNGIPPRKDLQLEALAEIINKERFISCHSYVQSEINMLMHVADDFDFNINTFTHILEGYKVADKMKAHGVGASTFSDWWMYKFEVYEAIPQNAALMTSQGVTVAINSDDAEMGRRLNQEASKSVKYADMSEEEALKMVTLNPAKLLHIDDQVGSIKVGKSADIVLWTDHPLSVYAKSAYTIIDGTVYFSLEKDKELRQKMSEDRNRLIQKMQVAEKNGAKVKDIAPKINHHMHCDHLNLD